From a single Arachis hypogaea cultivar Tifrunner chromosome 3, arahy.Tifrunner.gnm2.J5K5, whole genome shotgun sequence genomic region:
- the LOC112789218 gene encoding uncharacterized protein, with product MAYGDRNRGSSVFDGFTLSPLPYPVLLILALILIFLGVSWYFSYEEVVESAQVQLGWLLFATPVLLILIVRWLSSMENTEWFSGWDRRRRTTQGSSEGSSPWGVAALIVVLLILMQYQSIFRDNWFV from the coding sequence ATGGCTTATGGTGATAGAAACAGAGGATCCTCTGTTTTTGATGGGTTCACTCTGAGTCCCCTGCCATATCCTGTTCTGCTGATCCTAGCACTGATCCTAATCTTCCTTGGAGTTTCATGGTACTTTTCATATGAAGAAGTTGTTGAAAGTGCTCAAGTGCAATTGGGGTGGTTACTATTTGCCACTCCAGTTCTGCTTATACTCATTGTTCGTTGGTTGTCATCAATGGAAAACACTGAGTGGTTCTCCGGTTGGGACAGACGCCGGAGAACCACCCAGGGATCCTCGGAGGGGAGCTCGCCATGGGGTGTGGCTGCCTTGATTGTTGTGTTGCTTATATTGATGCAATATCAATCCATTTTTCGTGATAActggtttgtttga